TAGGGGACAGGTTGTGGACGTTGCACAGTTCGAGGCGATTGCGAGAGTTATAGAGATGTATTACACGATGTACCACAACCTCGGAATAAACAGGGAGGGAGAGGGGCTGAGGGTTTTCAACACACAGCCTTACGGACTGTACAGGGTGAAGGACGGCTGGATAGCCATAGGTGCTATTGGGCCGGGGCTCTATCAGAGGTTCATTCAGGCTCTGGCCAAGGCCACGGGAATAAATCCTGCCGACTATCCCTACGAGGAGTGCGCAGCATCGCCAGAGGCTGTTAACAGCGAGAAGGGAAGGGAGCTTGACAGAATATTCAACGAGTACCTGATGAGCCACACCAAGGAGGAGGTTGAAAAGCTTTTCAACGCCTTCAGAGTGCCGTGTTCGAGGGTTTCGACGCCTGAGGATGTCGTCAGGGACAGGCACTGGATAGAGAGAGGAGATATAATCGAGGTTCTGGACGAAACCACCGGAAGGCTGGTGAAGCAGGTCGGAATAGTGCCCAAGTTCTCCGAAACTCCCGGCAGAATCTGGCGCGGCCCCCCTAAGCTTGGTTCTGACACCAAAAAAGTCCTGAAAGGTTTGCTGAATCTGTCCGATGAGCAAATTGACGAACTGAAGGCGAAGGGAGTTGTCGATTTTTGAGGAAAACTTCTTAAATTTTGCACCACAATCTTTTGTTTATGGATGAATCCTTCGGGCTCCTGCTGGAGAGCATGCCGGAGGCAGTTGTTGTGGTAAACCGGGAAGGAGAGATTACCTACTGCAACTCGAAGGCAAGAAGAATCCTTGGAAAAGATGTTGTTTCATTGAAAGTCTGGGAAATTGAGGGACTTGAAAGTGGAGAAAAAATGCGAGATTTCATCAAAAGTCTGGCGAGCGGAAGGTACACCAAAAAAAGAGAAGTTTTTGAGTTCACCGCCGGCAGGAAGATATTTTACCTCTCAATCTACGCAACAGAGCTTCTTGACGGCTCAGGATTCATACTCACATTCAGAGACATAACCCCAATCGTTGAGTCGAGCAGAAGAATTGAGGAGCTAAACGATGTGCTGAGGCTCATCAACAAGCTGCTCAGGCACGACATTCTCAACAAGGTGACCATTGCGAGGGCAAACATAGAAATTCTGTCTGATGAAATAAAATCTGAAAGAATTCCGGTGGCTCTGGAGGCTCTGGATGAGGTGGTTGAGCTTATCGAAAGGGCGAGAGCCTTCGAGCAAACGCTGACCAGCGGAGAACTCGTCGAAATCAGGCTGGGAGATGTCGTTAAAGAGGTGGCGGAGGATTTCAGCGTGAGGGGTTTGAAGGTTAGAGTCGAGGGTGACGCCACCGTTCTCGCGGACAAGGCGATATACTCGGTCCTTACAAACCTCCTTGAGAACTCGCTGAAGCACGGAAAAAGCACGGAGGTTGAGATAAGGGTGGAAAAGAGGGGAAATTTTGCTGTTATGGTGGTGAGGGACGACGGCAAAGGCCTGCCTGAAGAGGTAATCGACAGGATTTTCGAGGAGGGTTTCACCCACGGGGACTCGGCAGGAAGTGGTCTTGGACTCTACATCGTGAAGAAGGTAATAGAGAGGTACGGAGGAGAGGTAAGAGCCTGCAACGATGGCGGAGCTGTTTTCGAAATAAAATTGAAGTTAGCCACCTGAAATAGGAGTTATGAAGATTAGCGCATCACCGTCGTTAAGAACTCTGTTCTTCTCCTTCTGATAATCCACAAGACTGTTGTTCATCATTATCCTGACGTTTCCCCTCTCCAGCAGGGGCTCTATTTCAGCACTCAGCATCTCCTCAACAGCCCTAACAGCATCTCCGAGCGTGCTGCCTTCTCCAAGGTCAAGATGGAAGCTCCTGCTCTCGTAATCGACAAGGCTCCTGAACTGAACCGCCGAGAGCGTGACCTTAACCTTCATAAAAAATTAGGAAAATTCGGTTAGGCCGAGATCCTCAAGCTTCTCCTTCGTGGGATGGCCATTATCGTCAAGTCCCCTGAGTCTGTAGTATATTTCAAGCATCCTTTTGACATTGGGCGAGTATCCTCCCGTCCCACCTTTCTTCAGAGGTCTCCTGACTATTTCCGGCAGCTTCTCGTCCTCTTTCTTCATTCCGAGCTTCAGATTTATCATTCTCTTCAGCATGTAAGTCCTCTCACCGATTTTTGCCACGTCGCTGGGCGTTACGCTCTCCCCGGTTATGGCGGAGTGGAAGTTTGCAGCATCGCTTACCCCTATCAGGCCGAGCATGCAGAGTATGTAGCTGTTCCACATCTCCTTGGCGCTCTGGTGAATTACGTGCATCCTAACCTTCTCCTCGCTTTCGTCGAATCTGTTTGTCGGGATAACTCCAAGCTCCGGAACAGGAGCGGCGCCGATGTCCACCGTGAAGTAATCGGAGTGGAGGTGGCACGCTCCTCTGGAGGAGGTGGCGTAGGTCAGCGCCATTCCGCTGAAGGCCCTCGGGTCGTGCATGGGAATCTCCAAACCCTTCACCTGTGCGGTCTCCTCCTCGCTCACACCGAGCTTTTTCGCCGCAACCTTTGTTCCCTCCGCCAGCAACTCTCCAAGCCCCTCTCTACCCACGATTTTCTTCAGCATCTCAAGAAGCCCCTCAGCATCTCCGAACCTCACACCGTCTTTAAGCAGGCCCTTTTCAGTCAGGTACATGGCAAAGGCAACGCTGACTCCGGCTGAGATGACGTCCAGTCCTGCCTCGTTGCAGTACTGCGTAGCATCGAGTACTCCGTCAAGATCGTAGATTCCGCAGAGTGATCCGAGAGACGCAACGCTCTCGTACTCCATCTTTACCCCTCTAACTCTGTGACCGCAGATGACGGGGCAGTTGGCACAGCCCTCTGGCTTTACCTCGTAGTTTTCAAGCATCGCCTCTCCGGAAATCCTGAATACCGGGAATACGCCCTCGGTGAAGTACTTTGCTGGCGTGTCGCCAAGCTCGTATCCCTGTGTTGTGTACATCAGCGTTCCGTAAGTGTGCCAGAGCTCCTTGCCGGGATTTGCAGCAACGCTTTCCAGCAGTGCAGAGTAGTGCTCCTTGAGCTTAGCCTCGTCAGCAACATCCGGTAGGCCAACCTCGCCAACAACTGCAATCGCCTTCAGGTTTTTGCTGCCCATGACCGCTCCCATTCCCGTTCTCCCTGCAGCCCTGTGAGAATCGTTGATGATGCACGCATACTTGACGAGGTTCTCCCCAGCCGGCCCTATGCACGCAATCCTTGCCTTTTTGTCTGTTTCGTTCTGGACGATTTCAATTGTTTTGCTCGTGCTCTTGCCCCAGATATCCCCGGCGTCCCTGAACTCAACCTTTCCATCGGACACGAAAAGGTAGGTGGGCTTTTCAGCCCTGCCCGTCAGTATTATTCCGTCAATTCCCGCCTTTTTCATACTCACGGCGAAGAAACCTCCAGATGTTGACTCGCCCCACAGCCCAGTCAGCGGTGATTTGCCCACAATGACGTGCCTTCCAGAAAATGGAGTCTGGCCGGTAAACATTCCGGTCAGGAAAGCCAGCGGTGCTTCGGGCGAGAGCGGGTCGAGGTCTGCGGTGAGTCTGCTGTAGAGCATCGCCGCACCAAGTCCCGCCCCACCGACGAACTTCTTTATCATCTCCTCTGTAACCTCTATCTCGCTAACGGTCGAGTTTGAAAGGTTCACTTCCAGAATTTTACCATGAAATCCCATCATACTCACAACCTCCCATAATACATATCCATCAACAACTCCTTCGCCTCCTCAACAGTAAGCTGCCTCGGAGCGAAGGGCCCTGTTGGGTCTTTAACAACGTACTGTGCGAAGGTGTCGAGCTTCTCCTTGAAGTCATCCTCTTTTATGCCAAGGTCTCTCATAGTCGTTGGTGCCCCTATTTTCCTGTAGAAGTCCATGAAAATGTCTATGAGCTTTTTCAGCGTTTCTTCGTTGCTGCCTCCTCTCACGCCAAGCTCCTCGGCAAAGCTGAGGTACTTATCATCCACCTCCGCGTAGAACTTGATGACGTAGGGTATTGTAACCCCACACGCCATACCGTGGTGAACCTCGAAGAGCGCGCCTATGTTGTGCGCAACTGCGTGGGTCGTTCCTATTCCGCCGTTCGAAAAGGCTGAACCTGCAATCATGGCGGCAATCTGAGTTTTGAGCCTGATCTGCGGGTTGTCGGGGTACTTCAGGGCTAACGGGAGGTACTTGAAAACGAGCTTTGTCGCTCTCACCGCCAGAGCGTCGGAAATTTCGTTGCTCGACCTGCAGAGGTAGCAGTCAACTGCATGCGACAGGGCATCCAGCCCCGTCCCAAGTGTGAGATTCGGAGGCATTTTCAAAACAAATCGCGGGTCGAGGACGGCGAAGTCAGGATAAAGCTCAGGATGCACAACACCCTCTTTCCTGTGCGGCTCCACAGTGTCATCTGTAATGACCGCAACGTTTGTTGCCTCGCTTCCCGTTCCGGCAGTTGTTGGGATGCACGCCAGAAACGCCTTTCTCCTCAGCCCGATCGGCTGCATCGCATCGACGTTTGTCAGGTCTGTCTGCGGAGCCTCGTAGAGAATCCACGAGGCCTTCGCCATGTCCATAACGCTTCCACCACCAACTGCCACAATCAAGTCGGGCTGGAGGGCTTCCATTTTTTCTGCAGCGGGCTTTATCGAGCTCAACGGCACCTCAGGCTTCGCTTCGTCGAAAATCTCGACTTCAATGCCGACACCCTTAAGCATTTTTTGCACTGTCAGAGCAAGGGCTCTCACTCCCTTATCGGTGACTATGAAAGCCCTCCTTCTTCCGAACTGCACCATGGCTCCAGCAAACATCTGCAAACCGGCCAACCCGTAGAAGGTCTTCGGCATGATGAATGAGTTCAGCAGAAGCTTCGACTCTGGAACGCTGTAGGTCGTTATGATGGTTCTCAACTCAGGTCTGTCCATCGGCCATTCAGCCATACACAACACCTCCTTATTTGGGCGGTTCCGGAATAAGGACCGCAAATATGCCCTGAGCGGCGAAGAATATCGCGGCTACGGTGAAGGCGGTGGTGAAGCCAGAGCTTGCTGCGATTGGGGCGATTATGAAAGGTGTGCTGAGAAAGCCGCCGAGGCAGAGGAAGGTGTTCAACACACCAGTAGCCCCGCCTATGTACTCAGGCTTCATCCTGCTGTCAACGAAGGGGAGGTAAGCGGGCACCGCCATCCAGTGCGGGATGACTCCCGCCGCAACAAATCCCGCAAGGCCGACAAGAACCCACATGGCGTTGACGTCCCCGCTGAACCATGCTGCAAGCATCAGCGCAGAGAAGAGTATTGAGAGCACGATTATGTAAAGCCTCACTTTGCCGGTTTTGGCACTCAGGGCGGGGAAAACGAAGGAACCAACCCATCCCGGATTTGTGATGAGCGAGACAATCGCTCCTCCTACGGCAATGGGTATCCCAAGCTCAACGTAGGCTGCTGTGGCAAACAGAGCCTGCCACGGAACCATTCCGCTCATCGCCAAGAAGGTGCCCAGCGCAGCCCCCCAGATTGCCCTGTTGCTGAGCGCCGCCTTCGCCCCTTCGATTACCGGCGCCTTCGGAATCTCCACTCCTGGCGGTGCGTTTTTCACAAAGGCGGCGAAAATCAGTGTCGCAATGAATATTACACCCCCACCAAGAGTGTTGGCGTACTCCCAGCTTGGGAAGTAGGGTGCAATTACCATTCCCGTCGAGAGGAATATCATCATCGAGGTCAGATAGATTCCCGTCGCCAGTCCAACCTGGTGGGGTGGGAACCAGGCGTTTATGAGCTTTGGAAGGTTCACGAACACAATTCCCAGTCCAACTCCCAGTATTGCCTGAGAGAGTAACAGCGTCTCCACTCCAGGATAGGCTCTTACAAAGGTCCCCAGAGCGGCTATAACCCCTCCGATCGTCGCAGCGGTTCTCACCCCCACTCTGTCCGCAAACATGCCTGCAGGGAATGAAAGCAAACCTGCTATGAGCCACGGCAGTGTGAAGGCCAGTGAGTAAGTCGTCTGGTCGATGCCGTACGTCTCCATCAGCACTGGAGCCAGCGTCCCCATGTCGTACCAGAAGAGAAACAGCGTGCCGAAAAGAAGCCATGCCAACCCCAAAACCACCCATCTGTAACCCGAATACTCCATGGAGAATCGTTTGATTAAATATTGATAAAAGTTATTGACTTACTGAAGTTAAATCTATCTTTATCAAAAAGCGGTTTTTATGGTAGTGGTCATTTCCGAAGAATGCCTGAACTTTTGGCCAATGCCCCTTTAAGTTAAATTGCATTCGCACTATGTGCAATCTAATTTGTTTTTAAATCCTGTAATACGTCAGTGAAATAAAACCGCAGTCCGACAATAAAAAAGATATACTGCTGAGTGTAACTAATTATGTTGACAAGTTCCATCGAAGATGTAACGGAGTACCTCGGAAAGCTTGGACTGACAAAAAAAAGAGTCTGAAATTTATGTCGCCCTCCTCAGCTCCGGGCCAAAGACGGGGATGGAGCTGTCCAAATTAACCGGTGACCCTGCACCCTTCGTCTACAGAGTTTTGAAGAGGCTTGAGGGTAAGAAAGTGGTTTTCAGGATATCTGAGAGCCCAATGATATTCAAAGCCTATCCTCTCGACATCGTTTTATCTTCTCTGATCCACGAGAGGGAGAAAGAGCTAAAAATGCTGTCATCGACCAAAGATACTATTATCAAGCTCTATGAAACCAGCCTGATGAGAAATCAGGGTGAGAAGGGGCTCGACTTCATTGTGGTAAACGGCATCACGGACACAATAAATCTGATTGGGGACATGATAGACAGGGCGGAGTGGGAGGTCAAGAACATGGTCGGAGTTGAGGGGGTTGAGAGAATTAAGTACTGGCATATCATCGAGTACGAAAGGGCGATTTCGAGAGGTGTTAGCGTGAAGCTGATAACATCCATGGACTCCGCAAGCATACCCTCTGAAATAACCGAGATTGCCGAGGTGAAGTACTTGAAGATACCGATGAACGCCCGCTTCGTCATTTCTGACGATAAAGAAATACTGATTATCACAACAGATGAGGAAAGAGACATGGTATCGATATACTCAAAAAACAGAGGTCTTGTGAAGACTCTCAACGAAATTTACGAGTACATCTGGGCATCAATCTGATTTTTCATAACTTCTCAGGGACTCTGCCGGGAATTCACAAAATTTATTAGGATAAATGTACACTACTTGTGGTGAGAGCATGAGGTACATTGTGCTTTCCAGACTGACAGACGAGGGCGCTGAAACCCTCAAGGAGAAGCCTGAGAGAGTGAAGGAGGTAAATCAGGAGCTTGAGAAAATGGGTGTGAAAGTTATAGAGCAGTACGCCGTCTTTGGCGAGTACGACTTCGTCAACATAATAGAGGCTGACGACCCAGCGGTTGTTATGAAGGCGATGGTCGAGCTGGCCAGCAGAGGGACAATAAGGACGGTAACAATGCCAGCCATACCCGTGGATGAATTTCTGGAAAAATTGAAGTCATGAGTATTTTTCTATTATTTCTTTAAAAGCATTGAGCACGTAATCCACCTCTTCATCGCTCAGCCCGTATGTGGAGAGCTTGAAGTACCTTGTTAGGCCGGGCTTTATTCCGTGTATTTTTCTCGACTTGAGCTCCCTGTAAAGGAAGAACCTTCCCCCCTTTGCTTTTTTGGAAATCTCGTAGAGAACCTCAGCATGGAAGAACATCAAATCGTGGTTGTGAGGATTATCGCCGAGCTGCTTTATTCCGAGTTTTTCCATTTCAGCAGCGAACCTCCTGGCCTTCTCTACCTCCTCATCCCACCTCTTAATCCTCTCCCTCACATGCGGGAAGGATGCCATCAGCGTTATGATTGTCGCACCCCTTGCGGTGCAGCCGAGGAGCTCAACCTCCTTGTTTTTGTACTTCTCGGATCTTCTCAGCACAATTTCAGCCCACTCCTCCTTCATTCCCATCACACCTATGGGTCCGCTTGCGGCCATGCTCTTGTGCCCGCTGCCGACTATGAAGTCAGCACCGATTTCCTTCAGGCTTACTGGCATTCTTCCGATGGCATATGCTCCGTTAACGAGTAAGGGAACGTCATACTCGGAGCAAACTTTTGCAATTTTCTTCACATCGGGAAGGTTGCCGTAGTTGCCATCGGGGTAGGTTATGAGGGCAAGGACAACCTCACCCCTTTTCTTGGTCTCCTCGATTGTTTGGGCGAAGTTTTCGGGGGTAATGGCGTAGTCGGGGTAGTCAGTTTTCGGAACCAGCGCAATGTTGAGCCCGGCCCTCTCAGCAGCAACGTAGCTGGAGTAGTGGCAGTTCTCATCCATGACAACCCAGGCATCTTTTTTGGCGAGGGAGTGCATCACTGCAAACTTCGCCTCCCTCGCCCCGTTTGTTACTCTCGCCACATCACAGCCCAAGAATTTTGGAAGCTGATTGTGGATGAAGTCGTGAATGGGGGGAGTCTTTATCTCGTCTAGCCTTCCTGTGGTGCAGAAGTCGCAGACGCTGTAGCCATCCCCCCACTCAAGCAGAGCCTGCCTCGCCTCCTCGGTGAGCTTTCCGCCAGTCTGCAAAGGGTCGATGTTTATGAAGTCCTTTGTCTCCCTTTTGAACATGCCTTAAGGCAGATGCAGAACTTAAAAAAGTTTAGCATGTCAGATGAGCTGCGAGAACAACTCTCCTACCGGCTTTGAGCAGTTTGTTGTAGCGCTTTACGGCTTCATCAGTTCTCTCCACTATAACCTCCGCTCCCAGATTTCTCAGCTTCTCTATCACCGCATCATCCACCACAACCCTCCCGCTGGCTCCCGTGCCGAAGACTACAACCTCCGGCCTGAGGTCAAAGACCTCTTCAATGTCTTCCAGAAAAACTCTGTGCCCCTCCTTTCTCCACCAGTTCGGCTTGAGAAAATCCGGCCCAACAATGACGTCGGAAGTGTAATCCCTGCCACCAATTCTGATACGGCCAAAGGAGTAGTGTTCAACCTCCATGAGATAAGGTTTTCCGTTACGGAATTTCTTCCTTACTCCTGATCTTTGCTGTCTGTTATACTGTTATTTTCG
The nucleotide sequence above comes from Archaeoglobus fulgidus DSM 4304. Encoded proteins:
- the pscS gene encoding O-phospho-L-seryl-tRNA:Cys-tRNA synthase, which encodes MFKRETKDFINIDPLQTGGKLTEEARQALLEWGDGYSVCDFCTTGRLDEIKTPPIHDFIHNQLPKFLGCDVARVTNGAREAKFAVMHSLAKKDAWVVMDENCHYSSYVAAERAGLNIALVPKTDYPDYAITPENFAQTIEETKKRGEVVLALITYPDGNYGNLPDVKKIAKVCSEYDVPLLVNGAYAIGRMPVSLKEIGADFIVGSGHKSMAASGPIGVMGMKEEWAEIVLRRSEKYKNKEVELLGCTARGATIITLMASFPHVRERIKRWDEEVEKARRFAAEMEKLGIKQLGDNPHNHDLMFFHAEVLYEISKKAKGGRFFLYRELKSRKIHGIKPGLTRYFKLSTYGLSDEEVDYVLNAFKEIIEKYS
- a CDS encoding iron-containing alcohol dehydrogenase, translated to MAEWPMDRPELRTIITTYSVPESKLLLNSFIMPKTFYGLAGLQMFAGAMVQFGRRRAFIVTDKGVRALALTVQKMLKGVGIEVEIFDEAKPEVPLSSIKPAAEKMEALQPDLIVAVGGGSVMDMAKASWILYEAPQTDLTNVDAMQPIGLRRKAFLACIPTTAGTGSEATNVAVITDDTVEPHRKEGVVHPELYPDFAVLDPRFVLKMPPNLTLGTGLDALSHAVDCYLCRSSNEISDALAVRATKLVFKYLPLALKYPDNPQIRLKTQIAAMIAGSAFSNGGIGTTHAVAHNIGALFEVHHGMACGVTIPYVIKFYAEVDDKYLSFAEELGVRGGSNEETLKKLIDIFMDFYRKIGAPTTMRDLGIKEDDFKEKLDTFAQYVVKDPTGPFAPRQLTVEEAKELLMDMYYGRL
- a CDS encoding MoaD/ThiS family protein; protein product: MKVKVTLSAVQFRSLVDYESRSFHLDLGEGSTLGDAVRAVEEMLSAEIEPLLERGNVRIMMNNSLVDYQKEKNRVLNDGDALIFITPISGG
- a CDS encoding sensor histidine kinase, with the translated sequence MDESFGLLLESMPEAVVVVNREGEITYCNSKARRILGKDVVSLKVWEIEGLESGEKMRDFIKSLASGRYTKKREVFEFTAGRKIFYLSIYATELLDGSGFILTFRDITPIVESSRRIEELNDVLRLINKLLRHDILNKVTIARANIEILSDEIKSERIPVALEALDEVVELIERARAFEQTLTSGELVEIRLGDVVKEVAEDFSVRGLKVRVEGDATVLADKAIYSVLTNLLENSLKHGKSTEVEIRVEKRGNFAVMVVRDDGKGLPEEVIDRIFEEGFTHGDSAGSGLGLYIVKKVIERYGGEVRACNDGGAVFEIKLKLAT
- a CDS encoding CoA transferase — translated: MPNFFTPEFGPLRGVRVITTGSIIAGPTAGTILADLGAEVIHVERPKVGDTLRVVPPYFEADGKRIGGEFVCVTRNKLSVALDIKSEEGRKIFYELLKHADIFIENLVWLEERYGITDKDMLEANPRLVIVHVSGFGRSEFGGEDEKCGRGSYDIISQAYSGWCKLAAPPGMEVHRLPLYIGDYVTALFGVIGALSAYVYAKETGRGQVVDVAQFEAIARVIEMYYTMYHNLGINREGEGLRVFNTQPYGLYRVKDGWIAIGAIGPGLYQRFIQALAKATGINPADYPYEECAASPEAVNSEKGRELDRIFNEYLMSHTKEEVEKLFNAFRVPCSRVSTPEDVVRDRHWIERGDIIEVLDETTGRLVKQVGIVPKFSETPGRIWRGPPKLGSDTKKVLKGLLNLSDEQIDELKAKGVVDF
- a CDS encoding GYD domain-containing protein → MRYIVLSRLTDEGAETLKEKPERVKEVNQELEKMGVKVIEQYAVFGEYDFVNIIEADDPAVVMKAMVELASRGTIRTVTMPAIPVDEFLEKLKS
- a CDS encoding Mth938-like domain-containing protein, whose translation is MEVEHYSFGRIRIGGRDYTSDVIVGPDFLKPNWWRKEGHRVFLEDIEEVFDLRPEVVVFGTGASGRVVVDDAVIEKLRNLGAEVIVERTDEAVKRYNKLLKAGRRVVLAAHLTC
- a CDS encoding MFS transporter, whose protein sequence is MEYSGYRWVVLGLAWLLFGTLFLFWYDMGTLAPVLMETYGIDQTTYSLAFTLPWLIAGLLSFPAGMFADRVGVRTAATIGGVIAALGTFVRAYPGVETLLLSQAILGVGLGIVFVNLPKLINAWFPPHQVGLATGIYLTSMMIFLSTGMVIAPYFPSWEYANTLGGGVIFIATLIFAAFVKNAPPGVEIPKAPVIEGAKAALSNRAIWGAALGTFLAMSGMVPWQALFATAAYVELGIPIAVGGAIVSLITNPGWVGSFVFPALSAKTGKVRLYIIVLSILFSALMLAAWFSGDVNAMWVLVGLAGFVAAGVIPHWMAVPAYLPFVDSRMKPEYIGGATGVLNTFLCLGGFLSTPFIIAPIAASSGFTTAFTVAAIFFAAQGIFAVLIPEPPK
- a CDS encoding aldehyde ferredoxin oxidoreductase family protein, whose product is MMGFHGKILEVNLSNSTVSEIEVTEEMIKKFVGGAGLGAAMLYSRLTADLDPLSPEAPLAFLTGMFTGQTPFSGRHVIVGKSPLTGLWGESTSGGFFAVSMKKAGIDGIILTGRAEKPTYLFVSDGKVEFRDAGDIWGKSTSKTIEIVQNETDKKARIACIGPAGENLVKYACIINDSHRAAGRTGMGAVMGSKNLKAIAVVGEVGLPDVADEAKLKEHYSALLESVAANPGKELWHTYGTLMYTTQGYELGDTPAKYFTEGVFPVFRISGEAMLENYEVKPEGCANCPVICGHRVRGVKMEYESVASLGSLCGIYDLDGVLDATQYCNEAGLDVISAGVSVAFAMYLTEKGLLKDGVRFGDAEGLLEMLKKIVGREGLGELLAEGTKVAAKKLGVSEEETAQVKGLEIPMHDPRAFSGMALTYATSSRGACHLHSDYFTVDIGAAPVPELGVIPTNRFDESEEKVRMHVIHQSAKEMWNSYILCMLGLIGVSDAANFHSAITGESVTPSDVAKIGERTYMLKRMINLKLGMKKEDEKLPEIVRRPLKKGGTGGYSPNVKRMLEIYYRLRGLDDNGHPTKEKLEDLGLTEFS
- a CDS encoding TrmB family transcriptional regulator sugar-binding domain-containing protein — its product is MLSSTKDTIIKLYETSLMRNQGEKGLDFIVVNGITDTINLIGDMIDRAEWEVKNMVGVEGVERIKYWHIIEYERAISRGVSVKLITSMDSASIPSEITEIAEVKYLKIPMNARFVISDDKEILIITTDEERDMVSIYSKNRGLVKTLNEIYEYIWASI